In Eubalaena glacialis isolate mEubGla1 chromosome 2, mEubGla1.1.hap2.+ XY, whole genome shotgun sequence, a single genomic region encodes these proteins:
- the TASOR2 gene encoding protein TASOR 2 yields the protein MIVAFQYREPKKMAAPAHNHKSILELKENVLISPWKGKLIIQGCLLCDITLWSSYGTVVPKQLPHELDFKYVMKVSSLKKRLPEAAFRKQNYMEHKVCCQDMCFNMYEVELSNKQGEKVDKLTEYIKREQLAIIKCLEDREFFILLTSSALMSEASFGEEQMGLHGLHLFHSSLSAGLKDLKVEDISLKVVPVLPALNCALLEAKKSFSEKGICLNTLVKHNFQELYKVDKSPSLTAASQDGIKETAFFGKVSSGFDLTPPAEKCPLQSLTQLRSYISDPNGYILEVSTVLDLLAECPQSPCISDGICDAGFSLVMTPDPEFHDSEAEVRKETETQKNSEEMFKARQGALVPVSPASNLRVQPKRKASTLPVVQSKRVNLCRPFPKRTSAGANKGPDSPTTLKLVKGQFPQKRKRAKGETSSQLQSEISDGQEDVISISTAQPENITVAPKDPPENSIVNCDSQALNMLADLALSAATSTTPSSEPRNFPCSSELPQNDVLLSKEHSLRGTSDHEYHRGVKSQKGGPLSKPSSDKSNLTSDPTVSQEEESLVPGIQAPAEVQSALPEETLESSNASQSSFVAVEHSYALLLAEHSKKHLQQRGAPGPAFAKNGTKGPEAGTPVGKVMPFRHQQITSPLQKLSEAPALRRRSRVLPSSLQDFCRSHTVFSCDGSFKVTFKCEADYVFSLDSKYTNNPLEKTVIRALHGPWNTDLPDNVEEVKLLLHMWVALFYSNRNKVIRSSRKVVEHSNPAKYVSINSTLESFEFSEIEESSGVERCSVDPLLETNGAPRGPTAEVSFPDTDPLLPFMKPPPVRGLELWVQNEQKEMFATAGYPETPESQNFIYSCNNEIIGGKAKQESSDKLETSNLVLSSIGSTQINGSSIPAEDKTFEPLDSTQVTSYNDTVTQSTFARTYDGISSPSMICQKSVYSTLESKVDVFHAKMQTKTGALQGLIQHSSPINKECQPSLEGKDDMGYVMINLEPVTLTFEKNAYAPIQTEVVNRADKPTTFNVELIKQVSPATSLRHPVSAFEKAPTQGLRDIPSLAMSGQQGAKYLCASSVSRETLAKEMCSLQKGQAVAGSPSPSDNSLVTEALSLVKSSNYLLPREEMKVPQECFLSTQNLFSISSEEIVEPSQLEEVVSSSASAPLEEKDSLDCIPSMRNASDGSSELKNDKSSLNSENMSFESFNSAFTKQTSLSVNREEVSLELSEEDSDLDLTLTISPPTSPREEAPAGEMEQQQEAPLPCLELQETAEEIIEPEEVPDVNSALHTSMKPLESERKGDNLQTVAFILSKETCALEVAEEVHVASDFPFGSLIEEVSPASSPDCQVPGEEVQPARAVSPSSFKLCDAHCEKSDRSSQVESVDLAITEKENSFVGPTHPVGQDNLTQIQQMQLSAEMPLILKNHPGRKDRFLTLPGEVTEEIVPSECGEGSSFSEKVPRHDAELNQPASAATCRDSLENLVTSRNPLQPMNVENRNPHLSHLVVETSEPPFSPQKILENKSFADTFVSTTTPSGVNVSLKQQTSPKSLKENVSSSDLKTDERCYILVKSLRFDPVDGAEAVQARGYLELPKPTLSSGGATLTHRAGPSNAGMEFQTQEISVVRMASLLKNNETGAELCERAIDLGGVGSQLHITSSEGRHKPAHMLQDGSPCAARDLLNGGLFPVYLRADSYQNTAATGETIDTEPSASFVPKSCAPLVCGVFEEQVEDKSADEGLRAEGSAVTRGGGVDISVNSDIHYEPLSGDSDQDSFGECGNPRLDTEESCTLRCSHTEKKERTSKDGFDSFLNLNNSDHDDWGYSSQVPGLETGIPPRSWPVGLKKEDKCVPCYVQIRDLRGIPRTYANFTVTKELRDTTRTLHSLWRHPGVTAKGGLHSSWTDTWQVADDLTQNTLDLEYLRFAHKLKQIVKTGDAPCSAPSTAVFPKEPPLQGAMGAFPATKVPESPGLPPASRSRSPLMVTVVHSDPRHHGQQARGQTPSCVDRSSFFWKKRCGHDRNHLTNSEQNSTVSFHLNKLKYNSTLKESRNDISLILNEYAEFNKVMKNSHQAIFQEKEPHAAPGEAEPRELCPSVPRPASYEDMVADLCTSLHVKLERVVKEACTRTFLFHLVETEDKSFFARTKHILRKGGHTEIEPQHFCQAFHREKDTLIVIIRNEDISSHLHQIPSLLKLKHFPSVIFAGVDSPEDVLDYTYQELFRTGGFVVSDDKILETLTLVQLKEIVKILEKLNGNGRWKWLLHYKENKKLKEDVRVDSIAHKKNLILKSYQSANIIELLHYHHCDSRSSTKAEHLKCLLNLQIQHVHARFAVFLTEKPVVSREVFENSGILVTDVNDFIENIQKVAAPFRSSYW from the exons GCAATCATCAAATGCTTAGAAGAtcgagaatttttcattttacttacgTCGTCAGCCTTAATGTCAGAAGCAA GTTTTGGAGAGGAGCAGATGGGTCTTCACGGGTTGCATTTATTCCATTCATCCCTGTCAGCAG gactgaaagacttgaaagttgaagaTATCTCATTGAAGGTGGTACCTGTTTTACCTGCCCTTAATTGTGCCCTGCTGGAAGCAAAGAAATCATTCTCTGAAAAAGGAATCTGTCTAAACACATTAGTAAAGCATAATTTCCAAGAACTGTACAAGGTGGACAAAAGTCCTTCATTGACTGCTGCTTCTCAGGATGGAATTAAAGAGACTGCATTCTTTGGCAAAGTGTCCAGTGGTTTTGACTTGACTCCTCCAGCTGAAAAGTGCCCTTTACAGTCTTTAACTCAGTTGAGGTCTTATATTTCAGATCCTAACGGGTACATTTTGGAAGTATCTACTGTACTAGACTTATTGGCAGAGTGTCCTCAGTCTCCTTGTATTTCAGATGGAATTTGTGATGCTGGATTTTCTTTAGTTATGACTCCAGATCCTGAATTTCACGACTCAGAGGCAGaagtaagaaaagaaacagaaacacaaaagaattcTGAAGAGATGTTTAAAGCAAGGCAGGGAGCTCTGGTCCCAGTAAGTCCGGCATCAAATCTGAGAGTTCAGCCTAAGAGAAAAGCAAGCACGCTGCCCGTGGTACAGAGTAAAAGGGTGAACTTGTGCCGTCCCTTTCCCAAAAGAACTTCTGCTGGAGCAAACAAGGGTCCAGACTCTCCCACAACTCTCAAGTTAGTCAAAGGACAGTttcctcagaaaagaaaaagag CCAAAGGAGAAACTTCTTCACAGCTTCAATCAGAAATTTCAGATGGTCAGGAAGATGTTATTAGCATAAGTACAGCTCAACCAGAAAATATCACAGTGGCTCCAAAAGACCCACCTGAAAACTCCATTGTCAACTGTGACTCCCAGGCCCTAAATATGTTGGCTGATCTTGCATTAAGCGCTGCTACCTCTACCACACCATCCTCTGAGCCCAGAAACTTTCCCTGCTCCTCTGAATTGCCACAAAACGATGTTTTGCTTTCTAAAGAACATTCTTTGCGCGGTACATCGGACCATGAATATCATAGAGGAGTTAAAAGTCAAAAAGGTGGACCGTTATCCAAGCCCTCCTCTGATAAGAGTAATCTGACGTCAGACCCCACGGTCAGCCAGGAGGAAGAGAGCTTGGTTCCTGGCATTCAGGCCCCTGCGGAAGTCCAGTCGGCACTTCCCGAGGAAACCCTAGAAAGTTCCAACGCAAGCCAAAGCTCTTTTGTTGCTGTGGAGCATTCCTATGCCCTGCTCCTTGCAGAACATTCAAAGAAGCATCTACAGCAGAGAGGGGCCCCAGGCCCTGCCTTTGCCAAGAATGGCACAAAAGGCCCCGAAGCGGGAACCCCAGTGGGGAAAGTGATGCCATTTCGGCATCAGCAGATCACCTCCCCACTGCAGAAGCTCTCCGAGGCCCCAGCGCTCAGGCGCAGGAGCAGGGTGCTGCCCTCCAGCCTGCAGGACTTCTGCCGCTCTCATACCGTATTCAGCTGTGACGGCTCCTTTAAGGTCACTTTCAAATGTGAAGCAGATTACGTGTTCAGCTTAGACAGCAAGTATACCAACAACCCCCTGGAGAAGACTGTAATCAGAGCACTACATGG GCCCTGGAATACTGATTTACCAGATAATGTGGAAGAAGTGAAGCTTTTACTTCATATGTGGGTAGCTCTGTTCTACAGCAATCGAAACAAAGTCATACGATCATCCCGAAAAGTAGTAGAACACAGCAACCCAGCAAAATACGTGTCCATAAATAGCACGTTAGAATCGTTTGAATTCAGTGAAATTGAGGAGTCCTCCGGTGTGGAAAGGTGCTCCGTAGACCCTCTGTTGGAGACTAATGGGGCTCCCAGAGGTCCTACTGCCGAAGTGTCCTTCCCGGACACTGACCCCCTGCTTCCTTTCATGAAACCACCGCCTGTGAGAGGCTTGGAGCTTTGGGTGCAGAATGAACAGAAAGAAATGTTTGCAACAGCAGGTTATCCAGAGACCCCAGAAAGCCAGAATTTCATCTATTCTTGTAATAATGAG ATAATTGGGGGGAAAGCCAAACAAGAGTCATCAGATAAACTAGAAACCTCTAATCTGGTGCTTTCTAGCATTGGAAGCACCCAAATTAATGGATCTTCTATTCCTGCTGAAGATAAAACCTTTGAGCCACTTGATAGCACACAGGTGACTTCTTATAATGATACTGTCACACAGTCCACGTTCGCCAGGACTTACGATGGGATCAGCAGTCCGTCAATGATTTGTCAAAAGTCTGTGTACAGCACCCTTGAAAGCAAAGTTGATGTTTTTCAtgcaaaaatgcaaacaaaaacagGTGCTTTGCAGGGCCTTATCCAGCATAGCAGCCCCATAAACAAAGAATGTCAGCCATCGTTGGAAGGGAAGGATGATATGGGGTATGTAATGATTAATCTGGAACCTGTTACACtcacttttgaaaaaaatgccTATGCACCAATACAGACAGaagttgtaaatagagctgataAACCTACAACCTTTAATGTGGAGTTGATTAAACAAGTATCACCTGCTACAAGCCTTAGACATCCTGTGTCCGCATTTGAAAAGGCACCGACACAGGGTCTTAGGGACATTCCCTCTCTGGCAATGTCAGGACAACAAGGCGCTAAGTACCTTTGTGCCTCCTCAGTGAGTAGAGAGACACTTGCTAAAGAAATGTGTTCATTACAGAAAGGACAGGCTGTTGCAGGCTCACCATCGCCATCTGATAATTCCCTGGTAACAGAGGCATTATCACTGGTTAAAAGTTCTAATTATTTGTTACCCAGAGAAGAAATGAAGGTCCCTCAAGAATGTTTTCTGTCGACTCAGAATCTCTTTAGCATCTCTTCGGAAGAGATTGTAGAGCCGTCCCAGCTTGAAGAAGTAGTCTCATCGTCAGCCTCTGCCCCCTTGGAAGAAAAGGATTCACTTGACTGCATCCCATCAATGAGGAATGCTTCGGATGGCTCTTCAGAACTAAAGAATGACAAGAGTAGTCTAAACAGTGAAAATATGAGTTTTGAATCATTTAATTCTGCATTTACCAAACAAACCAGCCTATCTGTGAATAGAGAGGAAGTCAGCCTCGAGTTATCAGAGGAGGATTCTGACCTTGACCTCACTCTCACCATATCACCGCCCACGAGTCCCAGGGAGGAAGCACCCGCTGGTGAAATGGAGCAGCAGCAGGAGGCCCCGTTACCCTGCTTAGAGCTTCAGGAGACAGCGGAAGAAATCATTGAGCCTGAAGAGGTGCCTGACGTAAACTCTGCTCTTCACACGTCAATGAAACCACTAGAAAGTGAGAGAAAAGGTGATAACTTACAGACAGTGGCTTTCATACTTTCTAAAGAAACCTGTGCCCTTGAGGTTGCGGAGGAAGTTCATGTTGCTTCAGACTTCCCCTTCGGTTCTTTAATTGAAGAAGTGTCACCAGCTTCTAGCCCTGACTGCCAGGTACCAGGTGAAGAAGTACAACCAGCTCGGGCTGTATCTCCAAGTAGTTTTAAACTCTGTGATGCACACTGTGAGAAAAGTGACAGATCCTCCCAGGTTGAGTCAGTAGATTTGGccataacagaaaaagaaaattcttttgtTGGTCCCACCCATCCAGTGGGACAAGATAACTTAACTCAGATACAACAAATGCAGCTTTCTGCTGAAATGCCTCTAATACTAAAAAATCACCCAGGAAGAAAAGATAGATTTTTAACCCTTCCTGGTGAAGTCACTGAGGAAATTGTCCCAAGTGAGTGTGGTGAGGGTTCCTCTTTCTCAGAAAAGGTGCCACGCCATGATGCAGAGTTAAACCAGCCTGCCTCAGCTGCCACATGCAGAGATTCTCTAGAAAACCTGGTAACGTCAAGAAATCCACTGCAGCCAATGAATGTAGAGAACAGAAATCCCCACCTAAGTCATCTTGTCGTGGAGACCAGTGAGCCTCCGTTTAGTCCTCAGAAGATCCTCGAAAATAAGTCTTTTGCCGACACGTTTGTTTCTACAACCACACCAAGTGGTGTGAATGTGTCATTAAAACAGCAGACCAGCCCTAAGAGCCTTAAGGAAAATGTCTCGAGCAGTGATTTGAAAACAGATGAACGCTGTTACATCCTGGTTAAGTCCTTGCGCTTTGACCCAGTTGACGGAGCTGAAGCTGTGCAGGCCCGCGGGTACCTGGAGCTCCCCAAGCCCACCCTCTCCTCGGGAGGGGCCACCCTAACCCACAGGGCAGGACCCAGCAATGCAGGGATGGAGTTTCAAACACAGGAAATTTCAGTCGTCAGAATGGCCAGTCTGCTCAAGAATAATGAAACTGGAGCTGAGTTATGTGAAAGAGCTATAGATCTAGGAGGTGTCGGCTCTCAGCTGCACATCACCTCTTCAGAAGGCAGACACAAACCGGCCCACATGCTGCAAGATGGGTCACCATGTGCAGCAAGAGATCTGCTGAATGGTGGGCTTTTCCCTGTGTATTTGCGTGCTGATTCTTACCAGAATACAGCAGCAACCGGTGAAACTATCGATACAGAGCCTTCTGCTTCCTTTGTTCCCAAATCTTGTGCCCCTCTTGTTTGTGGGGTCTTTGAAGAGCAGGTGGAAGATAAGAGTGCTGATGAGGGGCTGAGGGCTGAGGGGAGCGCTGTGACCCGAGGTGGAGGCGTGGATATCAGTGTGAACTCTGACATCCATTATGAACCACTTTCTGGAGACTCGGATCAAGACTCTTTTGGTGAGTGTGGAAACCCCAGATTAGATACGGAAGAGTCCTGTACTTTGCGATGTAGTCACACCGAGAAAAAAGAACGTACTTCCAAAGATGGTTTTGACTCTTTCCTGAACCTAAACAATAGTGATCATGATGACTGGGGCTACTCGAGCCAGGTTCCAGGGCTGGAGACGGGCATTCCTCCCAGAAGCTGGCCCGTGGGATTAAAGAAGGAAGATAAGTGTGTGCCCTGTTACGTCCAAATCCGAGATCTCCGTGGGATCCCCAGGACCTACGCTAACTTCACTGTCACTAAAGAGCTGAGAGACACCACGAGAACCCTGCATAGCCTGTGGAGGCACCCCGGTGTCACGGCCAAGGGCGGCTTGCACAGCTCCTGGACGGACACTTGGCAGGTGGCAGACGACCTCACCCAGAACACTTTAGATCTGGAGTATCTGCGTTTTGCACATAAACTAAAACAAATTGTGAAGACGGGAGATGCTCCGTGTTCCGCCCCTTCCACCGCCGTCTTTCCTAAGGAGCCCCCTCTCCAGGGCGCCATGGGGGCTTTCCCTGCGACAAAAGTGCCCGAGTCCCCGGGGCTGCCTCCTGCCTCCCGCAGCAGGAGTCCCCTCATGGTGACAGTCGTGCACTCAGACCCCAGACACCACGGTCAGCAGGCGAGAGGGCAGACACCCAGCTGTGTGGACCGTTCCTCCTTCTTCTGGAAGAAGAGGTGTGGCCATGATAGAAATCATCTCACAAACTCTGAACAAAATTCGACTGTTTCATTCCACCTCAACAAACTGAAATATAACAGTACACTGAAAGAGTCCCGGAATGACATTTCCCTCATTCTCAACGAATACGCCGAATTCAACAAGGTGATGAAGAACAGCCACCAGGCCATCTTCCAGGAGAAAGAGCCCCACGCTGCTCCTGGAGAAGCCGAACCCCGAGAGCTGTGCCCCTCCGTCCCTCGGCCAGCCTCCTACGAGGACATGGTCGCAGACCTGTGCACCAGTCTGCACGTCAAACTGGAGAGGGTCGTGAAGGAGGCTTGTACCAGGACCTTCCTCTTCCACCTCGTGGAGACAGAGGACAAGTCCTTCTTTGCAAGAACAAAG CATATTCTAAGGAAAGGAGGCCACACAGAAATTGAACCTCAGCATTTCTGTCAAGCGTTTCACAGAGAGAAAGATACACTCATAGTCATCATCAGAAATGAAGATATATCATCACATTTGCATCAG ATTCCTTCTCTGCTGAAGCTGAAGCACTTTCCCAGTGTCATCTTTGCCGGAGTCGACAGCCCTGAAGACGTCCTCGATTACACCTACCAAGAGCTGTTCCGGACAGGAGGCTTTGTGGTGTCAGATGACAAAATACTAGAAACTTTAACATTAG TACAACTGAAGGAAATTGTCAAAATCCTGGAGAAACTAAATGGAAATGGAAGATGGAAGTGGTTGCTTCactacaaggaaaataaaaagctaaaagaagATGTGAG aGTGGATTCAATTGCACATAAAAAGAACTtaatattgaaatcgtatcagaGTGCAAATATCATTGAGCTGCTTCATTATCACCACTGTGACTCCCGATCATCAACAAAAGCTGAGCACCTGAAATGTCTGCTAAACCTGCAAATTCAGCATGTCCACGCCAGGTTTGCCGTCTTCCTTACAG aaaaGCCTGTTGTCTCCAGAGAAGTCTTTGAAAACAGTGGCATCCTTGTTACAGATGTAAATGACTTTATTGAAAATATACAGAAAGTAGCAGCTCCGTTCAGGAGTAGCTATTGGTAA